A stretch of the Chlorobiota bacterium genome encodes the following:
- the asnB gene encoding asparagine synthase (glutamine-hydrolyzing), giving the protein MCGIFGAIDLSGNQLPFSDNIYSNALNAIKHRGPDDEGRWMNDNKSVFLGQRRLSIIDLSSAGHQPMCNENNTLQIIFNGEIYNFQEIKNELLLLGHKFKSKTDTEVILHGYEQYGESIVLKLRGMFSFAIYNTLTNEIFIARDRLGIKPLYYVQCDKLFIFSSEIKPIFETGIIKKKILNSSLAQYLTFGKVYSPDTIFEGIKKLPSAHFININSQTQTLTAIKYWSPYSNILNLPPASDEQFYIDKTKSLFFESVKLRMLSDVPVGVFLSGGVDSTANVAVMSSISKNVNTFTVGFKGQTELDERKYARKAADYYNTNHLEYEINKDDFIDLLPEVMGFLDEPINDPTVLPIYFISKLAKENNSIVILNGDGSDELFCGYNKWIKYLKANKLFSISNKLPNFVNKLFSTIFKSNEIISDIFSRSANNVELYVGSTGALKGTSELNLIADKYDVYKTVINAKKLFDEEKKTDNYCEWLTYWGIKSEVENVFLYRADRMGMANSIEIRVPFLDHKLVEFATQMPQELKYKNGEKKYILKKALEGIVPNEFLYRKKQGFCVPIQEWASETMAFKIKSILPIIFQESNLLEQKSVHSLIDSLNNPNHDLVWQLYALCVWYENWFLK; this is encoded by the coding sequence ATGTGTGGAATTTTTGGAGCAATCGATTTATCAGGGAATCAACTACCATTCTCAGACAACATTTATTCAAATGCTCTTAATGCTATTAAACATAGAGGACCAGATGATGAAGGTAGGTGGATGAATGATAATAAATCAGTTTTTCTTGGTCAAAGAAGGCTAAGTATTATAGATCTTTCTTCTGCAGGGCACCAGCCAATGTGTAATGAAAATAATACTCTTCAAATTATATTTAATGGAGAAATATATAATTTTCAAGAAATTAAAAATGAACTTCTTTTACTTGGTCATAAGTTTAAATCTAAAACTGATACAGAAGTAATACTTCATGGATACGAACAATATGGAGAATCTATTGTTCTCAAACTTAGAGGGATGTTTTCATTTGCAATTTATAATACTTTAACAAATGAAATCTTTATAGCACGCGACAGATTAGGTATTAAGCCATTGTATTATGTGCAGTGCGATAAATTGTTTATATTTTCATCTGAGATAAAACCTATTTTTGAAACTGGAATAATCAAAAAAAAGATTTTAAATTCTTCATTAGCCCAATATCTTACTTTTGGAAAAGTTTACTCTCCAGACACAATATTTGAAGGAATTAAAAAATTACCATCTGCTCATTTCATAAATATTAATTCACAAACTCAAACACTTACAGCAATTAAATATTGGTCACCATATTCTAATATACTTAATTTACCTCCAGCTTCTGATGAGCAATTTTACATTGACAAAACTAAATCATTATTCTTTGAGTCAGTAAAACTTAGAATGCTAAGTGATGTACCAGTAGGAGTATTTTTATCTGGTGGAGTAGATTCAACAGCTAATGTTGCTGTAATGTCTTCAATTTCAAAGAATGTAAATACATTTACAGTTGGTTTTAAAGGTCAAACCGAATTAGATGAAAGAAAATATGCTAGAAAAGCTGCAGATTATTACAATACAAATCATTTAGAATATGAAATTAACAAAGATGATTTTATTGATTTATTACCTGAGGTAATGGGATTTTTAGATGAACCAATTAATGACCCAACTGTATTACCTATTTATTTTATATCCAAACTTGCTAAAGAAAACAATTCAATAGTTATATTAAATGGAGATGGTAGTGACGAACTTTTTTGTGGATACAATAAATGGATTAAATATCTCAAAGCCAACAAATTGTTTAGTATTAGTAATAAACTCCCAAATTTTGTAAACAAACTATTCTCTACAATTTTTAAAAGTAATGAAATTATCTCCGATATTTTTTCCAGGTCTGCAAATAATGTAGAGCTTTACGTGGGTTCTACTGGAGCTTTAAAAGGAACATCAGAATTGAATTTGATAGCAGATAAATATGACGTCTATAAAACTGTTATAAATGCAAAAAAATTATTTGATGAAGAAAAAAAAACAGATAATTATTGTGAATGGCTAACTTATTGGGGAATTAAAAGCGAAGTTGAAAATGTATTTCTTTATAGAGCAGATAGAATGGGTATGGCAAATTCAATTGAAATTAGAGTCCCTTTTTTAGATCATAAATTAGTTGAGTTTGCAACTCAAATGCCTCAAGAATTAAAATATAAAAATGGTGAAAAAAAATATATTTTAAAAAAAGCTCTTGAGGGCATCGTTCCAAATGAATTTTTATACAGAAAAAAACAAGGATTTTGTGTGCCTATTCAAGAATGGGCAAGTGAAACAATGGCTTTTAAAATTAAAAGTATTTTACCCATAATTTTCCAAGAAAGCAATTTGCTTGAACAGAAATCTGTTCATTCGCTAATTGACTCTTTGAACAATCCAAATCATGATTTAGTTTGGCAACTATACGCACTTTGCGTTTGGTATGAAAACTGGTTTTTAAAATAA